In Methanobacterium formicicum, a single genomic region encodes these proteins:
- a CDS encoding AAA family ATPase yields the protein MTKRKQIAIYGKGGIGKSTTTSNLSAALSDIGYNVMQIGCDPKNDSTTTLRNGKPIPTVMDTIRSGSHDLSNLIHEGYNGIHCVEAGGPEPGVGCAGRGIIAAIELLDSNGIIDDYDPDIVIYDVLGDVVCGGFAIPIRQGIAEQVYTVTSSDYMAIYAVNNLFKGILKYSGSGGALLGGIIANSITKSSQKNMIDDFSAKTDTEVIEYVPRSPTVTRCELDGVTTIEGAPDSKQAEVYRELARKVINNKNAYIPQPFEVDDLADWASSWINKLLLEEKVTHDGIQSGGSGV from the coding sequence ATGACAAAAAGAAAGCAAATTGCAATATACGGAAAAGGCGGTATCGGAAAATCGACAACAACCTCTAATTTAAGTGCAGCCTTGTCTGATATTGGTTATAACGTGATGCAGATTGGCTGCGACCCAAAAAATGATTCAACAACAACCCTCAGGAATGGAAAACCAATACCAACAGTTATGGACACCATTAGAAGCGGTTCCCATGACCTGAGCAATTTAATACATGAAGGTTACAATGGAATTCACTGTGTTGAAGCTGGTGGCCCTGAACCAGGTGTGGGATGTGCCGGGCGCGGTATTATCGCAGCAATAGAACTCCTTGATTCTAATGGCATAATAGATGATTATGATCCAGATATTGTTATCTACGATGTGCTGGGTGACGTTGTCTGCGGGGGATTTGCCATTCCCATCAGACAGGGAATCGCAGAACAGGTATACACAGTTACTTCCTCAGACTACATGGCAATTTATGCGGTTAACAACCTCTTTAAAGGTATATTAAAATATTCTGGTAGTGGAGGCGCACTACTGGGAGGTATTATTGCCAACTCCATAACCAAATCCTCTCAGAAAAATATGATAGATGACTTCAGTGCAAAGACAGATACCGAAGTTATTGAATACGTTCCCCGTTCCCCAACTGTCACCCGCTGTGAACTGGACGGTGTTACCACCATTGAAGGTGCTCCAGATTCCAAACAGGCTGAGGTGTACCGGGAACTTGCCCGGAAGGTAATAAATAACAAGAATGCCTACATTCCTCAACCATTTGAAGTTGATGATCTTGCAGATTGGGCCTCTTCCTGGATAAATAAATTGCTCCTAGAAGAAAAAGTAACTCATGATGGAATACAGTCTGGAGGAAGTGGTGTTTAA
- a CDS encoding ABC transporter substrate-binding protein — MVNKKIVGIAAIIIIIAVIVGAYFVSSSSANTIKQGYVPSTGDALVFIAYEEGFFKDEGLDVQLTQFSSVVDENNALAADKIDVMAGGVGEPLNLISKGQNLSVIGGIMAGDSAVISSPGKVAELQDIQNFKGKTVATVRTSTGDVIWKAALLNAGINESSIKIVEFKTPGDVIQAVKSGKADAGIVWPPFEYTAEQQNLSIVKFSNDYIPNLPCCRATVKTSTLQKNPDKWIKYERALIKAYDFYKNNPDKTVNITAKYVDMDKGVLKTALYNDKLSLSPDPNKKGTLEYWAILNKIGYVNTGNTDLSQYINTTVYKTALDQIVKENPNNANYQTLETEYSQNDA, encoded by the coding sequence ATGGTTAATAAAAAAATAGTGGGAATTGCAGCCATTATAATTATAATTGCTGTTATTGTTGGTGCTTATTTTGTCAGTTCCTCTAGTGCAAACACTATAAAACAGGGATATGTGCCCAGTACTGGTGATGCCCTTGTTTTCATAGCCTACGAGGAAGGATTTTTCAAAGATGAAGGTTTAGATGTTCAATTAACCCAATTTTCGTCTGTTGTTGATGAGAACAATGCACTTGCAGCGGATAAAATTGATGTCATGGCTGGTGGGGTAGGAGAACCTCTAAACTTGATTTCTAAAGGTCAAAATCTCTCGGTTATAGGTGGAATCATGGCTGGAGATTCAGCTGTCATATCATCTCCAGGAAAAGTTGCAGAACTGCAAGATATCCAGAATTTCAAGGGTAAAACCGTGGCTACAGTAAGAACTTCTACTGGTGATGTTATATGGAAAGCCGCACTTCTTAATGCTGGAATAAATGAAAGTTCAATAAAAATTGTGGAATTCAAAACTCCCGGTGATGTTATACAGGCAGTTAAATCAGGAAAAGCTGATGCCGGTATTGTATGGCCACCATTTGAATACACTGCAGAACAACAGAATCTTTCAATTGTCAAATTCTCAAACGATTACATACCAAACCTTCCATGCTGCAGAGCAACCGTGAAAACATCCACATTGCAAAAAAATCCTGATAAATGGATTAAATACGAAAGAGCATTGATAAAAGCCTATGATTTCTACAAAAATAATCCAGATAAAACCGTTAATATAACTGCTAAATACGTTGATATGGATAAAGGGGTGCTAAAAACTGCATTGTACAATGATAAACTTTCATTATCACCAGATCCAAACAAAAAAGGCACGTTAGAATATTGGGCTATACTCAATAAGATCGGTTATGTCAATACAGGAAACACTGATCTTTCCCAATATATTAACACAACTGTGTATAAAACAGCTCTGGATCAGATTGTAAAAGAAAATCCAAACAATGCCAACTACCAAACCTTAGAAACAGAGTACAGCCAAAATGATGCGTGA
- a CDS encoding ABC transporter ATP-binding protein, translating to MANITIENVSMKFELDDSEVTALTGINLKLNDGDFVSIIGPSGCGKSTLIDIIAGLKKPSQGKVLVENKEVTKPGSDFGIVFQDYSLFPWMSAYENLYFAIEHTNKKLSKEEIKRKSKKYLDTVGLSKFADKFPRTLSGGMRQRLAIARMFAIKPKAFLMDEPFGALDALNKVYMQDLLVYLWTRGDKRETTLYVTHDVDEALFFSDRIVVMTPSPGRIKEIINVDFPRPRCRVDIAKSAEYMSLRSKLISLLHDEMLESIAEQEKHLRDLK from the coding sequence ATGGCTAATATAACCATAGAAAATGTTTCAATGAAATTTGAATTAGATGACTCAGAAGTTACAGCACTAACCGGTATAAATCTTAAATTAAACGATGGTGATTTTGTTTCCATTATTGGCCCTAGCGGCTGTGGAAAAAGCACCCTTATAGATATTATAGCAGGACTCAAAAAACCAAGCCAAGGAAAAGTTTTAGTGGAGAATAAAGAAGTTACCAAACCCGGATCAGATTTTGGCATAGTTTTTCAGGATTATTCACTTTTTCCCTGGATGAGTGCTTACGAAAATCTGTACTTCGCAATTGAACACACCAATAAAAAATTAAGTAAAGAGGAGATTAAAAGAAAATCCAAAAAATATCTGGATACAGTGGGGCTTTCCAAGTTTGCTGATAAATTCCCTAGAACTTTATCCGGTGGTATGCGTCAAAGACTTGCAATAGCCCGGATGTTTGCCATAAAACCCAAAGCTTTCTTAATGGATGAACCTTTCGGAGCATTAGATGCCTTAAACAAAGTTTATATGCAAGATTTGTTGGTTTATCTATGGACCCGGGGTGATAAACGAGAAACAACCCTTTACGTAACCCATGATGTAGATGAGGCTTTGTTTTTTTCCGACAGAATAGTGGTTATGACACCATCCCCCGGCAGAATCAAAGAAATAATAAATGTTGACTTCCCCAGACCACGATGCAGGGTTGATATTGCAAAATCTGCAGAATATATGAGTTTACGTTCAAAACTCATTTCTCTACTGCATGATGAGATGTTAGAATCCATTGCTGAACAGGAAAAACATTTGAGGGATTTAAAATGA